The Passer domesticus isolate bPasDom1 chromosome 31, bPasDom1.hap1, whole genome shotgun sequence genome has a window encoding:
- the LOC135287946 gene encoding protein timeless homolog isoform X3 → MLRDPEGTGAGGNPNWGLTWNRRKRGCGMRRYRGGPEREVRWDRCYRSLGVRCGPVPSGTKPGRFLGVGETGTGGYPGIGAAGTGRVYRRWPVLTVARRRPPVPVPCAAPRCMDWYMMNCELLATCSALGYLEGDVYHREPDCLESVKDLIRYLRHEDETRDVRQQLGAAQILQNDLLPILVQYPQEKLLFDAIIRLMVNLTQPALLCFGKVPADATSRHHFLQVLSYLQAYKEAFASEKVFVVLSEKLYNLLQLDWEQRQEEDTLLIERILLLVRNVLHVPPDPTEEQGVDGDASVHDRVLWALHISGMDDLLKFLASAQVEQQWALHVLEIISLMFREQSPEELAALGQGTAGAEHGEDTRELETLRQRELAEKRARALQRTSRHSRFGGSYVLQGVKSIGDRDVVFHKGLHNLKSYTHDLGKEPRRLPRRRQAAPEAEPSRRSARNVRLFLRRFCQDFLEDCYNRLMLLVKDQLVREKAQQHDETYYLWATAFFMAFNRLHGFRPELVSETVGVRAFHFIEQNLTTYYEMALMDKKEATTWARRMHLALKAYQELLRTVQEMDRSPEPAVRDSSQVIKSNIFYLMEYRELFLTLFRKFDETKQPRSFLRDLVETAHLFLRMLERFCRGRANLVVQSKRVRRKKKKPRVPAVPAPPSAAELEQLWEGLAPQVQACLEGEVPLPEDVVPFDAASETPVEEQRAAALLRIQECLRQSRVPQALQLLRSAREVWPEGDVFGSADVGPPEETRLLREILVASLPGHTPTEPEELEEEEEEDEEEEEQTVQVSEKEFNFLDYLKRFACAPVVRALVLLLRGYARNSARTNHCAARLLHRLARDLRMEPLLFQLSLFALFHRLLSDPAAAAHQELVTLAKFILGKFFALAATNKKAFVELLFWKSPAIVCEMTKGYSSLQEGEGTTRSRVPPWTPQEEQELRELYWKYKEVEGGDIIAAILAHLPTPGRTRRQVVKQLVRMGLASSAKDFPRERKGTSIVLWTQEQEEELTRLFEEFQGSDDVLGNIMKHLTARRSRARVVEKLLGMGLVAERKELYKKRRRKSHGPSPGQAATGVPAMPTQDSSGEDEDSEEEEEEDEDEAEEGLTEEHWVPEEGAGQDLAQRLHREGLAGPLRWLENCLRRAAGDREEDGVSHPVPLVPLTEENEDAMENRRFQRLLRQLGLRPPASEQESFWRIPAALTPQQLRRAAASIAHRGPSGSPQDLPGPPRCPQEPAEPLPAGLGSDSESEEPVPVPVPSPARPRTKRRRELASEDEDGGSSGTEPAPPAPHPEEDEEEEEEEDPQPRGRRKRLRCLEEEEEED, encoded by the exons ATGCTCCGGGATCCAGAAGGAACCGGAGCCGGGGGGAACCCAAACTGGGGGCTGACGTGGAATCGGAGGAAGCGGGGCTGTGGGATGCGCCGGTATCGGGGCGGACCGGAACGGGAGGTGCGCTGGGATCGGTGCTACCGGAGCCTCGGGGTTCGGTGCGGTCCGGTACCGAGCGGGACCAAGCCTGGGCGGTTCCTCGGTGTTGGGGAAACCGGGACCGGAGGGTACCCCGGGATCGGGGCAGCCGGTACCGGCAGAGTGTACCGGAGGTGGCCAGTGCTGACGGTGGCCCGCAGGCGGCCCCCGGTGCCGGTCCCGTGCGCAGCCCCGCGCTGCATGGACTGGTACATGATGAACTGCGAGCTCCTGGCCACCTGCAGCGCCCTGGGCTACCTGGAGGGCGACGTGTACCACCGGGAGCCCGACTGCCTGG AGAGCGTCAAGGACCTGATCCGGTACCTGCGCCACGAGGACGAGACCCGGGACGTGCgacagcagctgggggcagcCCAAATCCTGCAGAACGACCTCCTGCCCATCCTGGTGCAGTACCCCCAGGAGAAGCTGCTCTTCGATGCCATCATCAG GTTGATGGTGAACCTGACCCAGCCGGCCCTGCTGTGCTTTGGGAAGGTGCCAGCGGATGCCACCTCCCGCCACCACTTCCTCCAGGTGCTGTCCTACCTGCAGGCCTACAAGGAG GCTTTTGCCAGCGAGAAGGTGTTCGTGGTGCTCAGTGAGAAGCTCTACAACCTCCTGCAGCTG GACTGGGAGCAGCGGCAGGAGGAGGACACGCTGCTGATCGAGAGGATCCTGCTGCTGGTGCGCAACGTGCTGCACGTGCCCCCGGACCCCACGGAGGAGCAG GGCGTGGACGGTGACGCCAGCGTGCACGACCGGGTGCTGTGGGCGCTGCACATCAGCGGCATGGACGACCTGCTCAAATTCCTGGCCAGCGCCCAGGTGGAGCAGCAGTGGGCCCTGCACGTGCTGGAGATCATCTCCCTCATGTTCCGTGAGCAG agcccggagGAGCTGGCGGcgctgggacaggggacagcaggggccGAGCACGGCGAGGACACGCGGGAGCTGGAGACCTtgaggcagagggagctggcagagaagAGAGCCCGGGCGCTGCAGCGCACGTCCAG GCATTCCCGCTTCGGTGGCTCCTACGTCCTGCAGGGCGTCAAGTCCATCGGGGACAGGGACGTGGTGTTCCACAAGGGGCTGCACAAT CTGAAGAGCTACACCCACGACCTGGGCAAGGAGCCGCGGCGGCTGCCCCGGCGCCGGCAGGCCGCCCCCGAGGCCGAGCCCTCGCGCCGCTCCGCCCGCAACGTGCGGCTCTTCCTGCGCCGCTTCTGCCAGGACTTCCTGGAGGACTGCTACAACCGCCTGATGCTGCTGGTCAAG GACCAGCTGGTGCGGGAGAAGGCTCAGCAGCACGATGAGACTTACTACCTGTGGGCCACCGCCTTCTTCATGGCCTTCAACCGGCTGCACGGCTTCCGGCCCGAGCTGGTGTCCGAGACCGTGGGCGTCCGCGCCTTCCACTTCATCGAGCAGAACCTCACCACCTATTACGAGATGGCTCTGATGGACAAGAAGGAGGCAACAACCTGGGCCCGCAG GATGCACCTGGCGCTGAAGGCCTACCAGGAGCTGCTGCGGACGGTGCAGGAGATGGATCGCTCGCCGGAGCCGGCCGTGCGGGACAGCAGCCAGGTCATCAAGA GCAACATCTTCTACCTGATGGAATACCGGGAGCTCTTCCTCACGCTCTTCCGCAAGTTCGACGAGACCAAGCAGCCGCGCAGCTTCCTGCGGGACCTGGTGGAGACGGCCCACCTCTTCCTCCGCATGCTGGAGCGCTTCTGCCGCGGCCGTGCCAACCTCGTGGTGCAG AGCAAACGtgtgaggaggaagaagaagaagcctCGCGTGCCGGCGGTGCCCGCCCCGCCCAGCGCCgcggagctggagcagctctgggaaggaTTGGCCCCGCAGGTCCAGGCCTGCCTGGAG GGCGAGGTGCCCCTCCCCGAGGACGTGGTGCCCTTTGACGCGGCCTCGGAGACGCCGGTGGAGGAGCAGCGCGCGGCGGCTCTGCTGCGGATCCAGGAGTGCCTGCGGCAGTCTCGCGTgccccaggccctgcagctgctgcgctCAGCCAG ggaggtCTGGCCCGAAGGGGATGTGTTTGGATCTGCGGATGTGGGGCCGCCCGAGGAGACCCGGCTGCTGCGGGAGATCCTCGTCGCTTCCCTGCCCG GACACACACCCACCGAgcctgaggagctggaggaagaggaagaggaggacgaggaagaggaggaacagACCGTGCAGGTGTCGGAGAAGGAATTCAACTTCCTCGACTACCTGAAGCG GTTCGCCTGTGCCCCCGTGGTGCGGgcgctggtgctgctgctgcggggCTACGCGCGGAACAGCGCCCGCACCAACCACTGCGCCGCGCGCCTGCTGCACCGCCTGGCCCGCGACCTGCGCATGGAGCCCCTGCTCTTCCAGCTCTCCCTCTTCGCCCTCTTCCACCGCCTGCTCAGCGACCCCGCGGCTGCTGCGCACCAG gagctggtGACCTTGGCCAAGTTCATTCTGGGCAAGTTCTTTGCGCTGGCGGCCACCAACAAAAAGGCCTTTGTGGAGCTGCTCTTCTGGAAGAGCCCGGCCATCGTCTGTGAGATGACCAAGGGCtacagctccctgcaggagggagaggg GACCACCCGGAGCCGGGTGCCCCCCTGGACcccccaggaggagcaggagctgcgggAGCTGTACTGGAAGTACAAGGAGGTGGAAG GTGGGGACATCATCGCTGCCATCCTGGCCCATCTCCCCACGCCCGGGCGGACGCGGAGGCAGGTGGTGAAGCAGCTGGTGAGGATGGGGCTggccagcagtgccaaggactTCCCGCGGGAGAG GAAGGGCACCAGCATCGTGCTGTGGacgcaggagcaggaggaggagctgaCGCGGCTCTTCGAGGAGTTCCAGGGCTCGGATG ACGTCCTGGGGAACATCATGAAGCACCTGACGGCGCGGCGCTCGCGGGCTCGGGTGGTGGAGaagctgctggggatggggctggtgGCTGAGCGCAAGGAGCTGTACAAGAAACGGCGGAGGAAGAGCCacggccccagccccgggcag GCTGCCACAGGTGTCCCAGCCATGCCCACCCAAGACAGCTCAGGGGAGGATGAGGACagcgaggaggaggaagaggaggatgaggacgaAGCAGAGGAAGGCCTCACAGAGGAGCACTGGGTGCCCGAggaaggggctgggcaggaCCTGGCGCAGCGCCTGCATCGGGAAG ggctggccgGGCCCCTGCGCTGGCTGGAGAACTGCCTGCGGAGGGCAGCGGGGGACCGCGAGGAGGACG GCGTGTCCCACCCGGTGCCGCTGGTGCCGCTGACGGAGGAGAACGAGGACGCCATGGAGAACCGGCGCTTCCAGAGGCTGCTGCGGCAGCTGGGGCTGCGGCCCCCGGCCAGCGAGCAG gagTCCTTCTGGCGCATCCCCGCCGCCCTCACCCCGCAGCAGCTGCGGCGCGCGGCCGCCTCCATCGCCCACCGTGGCCCCTCAGGGTCCCCCCAGGACCTGCCAGGGccacccaggtgtccccaggaaCCAG CAGAGCCGCTGCcggcagggctgggatcagaCTCGGAGAG CGAGGagcctgtccccgtccctgtccccagcccggcGCGGCCGCGCACCAAGAGGCGCCGGGAGCTCGCCAGCGAGGATGAGGATGGTGGGAGCTCAG GCACCGAGCCGGCCCCGCCAGCTCCCCACcccgaggaggatgaggaggaggaggaggaggaagatccACAGCCCCGGGGGAGGCGGAAGCGCCTCCGCTGcctggaagaggaagaggaggaggactGA
- the LOC135287946 gene encoding protein timeless homolog isoform X4 translates to MLRDPEGTGAGGNPNWGLTWNRRKRGCGMRRYRGGPEREVRWDRCYRSLGVRCGPVPSGTKPGRFLGVGETGTGGYPGIGAAGTGRVYRRWPVLTVARRRPPVPVPCAAPRCMDWYMMNCELLATCSALGYLEGDVYHREPDCLESVKDLIRYLRHEDETRDVRQQLGAAQILQNDLLPILVQYPQEKLLFDAIIRLMVNLTQPALLCFGKVPADATSRHHFLQVLSYLQAYKEAFASEKVFVVLSEKLYNLLQLDWEQRQEEDTLLIERILLLVRNVLHVPPDPTEEQGVDGDASVHDRVLWALHISGMDDLLKFLASAQVEQQWALHVLEIISLMFREQSPEELAALGQGTAGAEHGEDTRELETLRQRELAEKRARALQRTSRHSRFGGSYVLQGVKSIGDRDVVFHKGLHNLKSYTHDLGKEPRRLPRRRQAAPEAEPSRRSARNVRLFLRRFCQDFLEDCYNRLMLLVKDQLVREKAQQHDETYYLWATAFFMAFNRLHGFRPELVSETVGVRAFHFIEQNLTTYYEMALMDKKEATTWARRMHLALKAYQELLRTVQEMDRSPEPAVRDSSQVIKSNIFYLMEYRELFLTLFRKFDETKQPRSFLRDLVETAHLFLRMLERFCRGRANLVVQSKRVRRKKKKPRVPAVPAPPSAAELEQLWEGLAPQVQACLEGEVPLPEDVVPFDAASETPVEEQRAAALLRIQECLRQSRVPQALQLLRSAREVWPEGDVFGSADVGPPEETRLLREILVASLPGHTPTEPEELEEEEEEDEEEEEQTVQVSEKEFNFLDYLKRFACAPVVRALVLLLRGYARNSARTNHCAARLLHRLARDLRMEPLLFQLSLFALFHRLLSDPAAAAHQELVTLAKFILGKFFALAATNKKAFVELLFWKSPAIVCEMTKGYSSLQEGEGTTRSRVPPWTPQEEQELRELYWKYKEVEGGDIIAAILAHLPTPGRTRRQVVKQLVRMGLASSAKDFPRERKGTSIVLWTQEQEEELTRLFEEFQGSDDVLGNIMKHLTARRSRARVVEKLLGMGLVAERKELYKKRRRKSHGPSPGQAATGVPAMPTQDSSGEDEDSEEEEEEDEDEAEEGLTEEHWVPEEGAGQDLAQRLHREGLAGPLRWLENCLRRAAGDREEDGVSHPVPLVPLTEENEDAMENRRFQRLLRQLGLRPPASEQESFWRIPAALTPQQLRRAAASIAHRGPSGSPQDLPGPPRCPQEPEPLPAGLGSDSESEEPVPVPVPSPARPRTKRRRELASEDEDGGSSGTEPAPPAPHPEEDEEEEEEEDPQPRGRRKRLRCLEEEEEED, encoded by the exons ATGCTCCGGGATCCAGAAGGAACCGGAGCCGGGGGGAACCCAAACTGGGGGCTGACGTGGAATCGGAGGAAGCGGGGCTGTGGGATGCGCCGGTATCGGGGCGGACCGGAACGGGAGGTGCGCTGGGATCGGTGCTACCGGAGCCTCGGGGTTCGGTGCGGTCCGGTACCGAGCGGGACCAAGCCTGGGCGGTTCCTCGGTGTTGGGGAAACCGGGACCGGAGGGTACCCCGGGATCGGGGCAGCCGGTACCGGCAGAGTGTACCGGAGGTGGCCAGTGCTGACGGTGGCCCGCAGGCGGCCCCCGGTGCCGGTCCCGTGCGCAGCCCCGCGCTGCATGGACTGGTACATGATGAACTGCGAGCTCCTGGCCACCTGCAGCGCCCTGGGCTACCTGGAGGGCGACGTGTACCACCGGGAGCCCGACTGCCTGG AGAGCGTCAAGGACCTGATCCGGTACCTGCGCCACGAGGACGAGACCCGGGACGTGCgacagcagctgggggcagcCCAAATCCTGCAGAACGACCTCCTGCCCATCCTGGTGCAGTACCCCCAGGAGAAGCTGCTCTTCGATGCCATCATCAG GTTGATGGTGAACCTGACCCAGCCGGCCCTGCTGTGCTTTGGGAAGGTGCCAGCGGATGCCACCTCCCGCCACCACTTCCTCCAGGTGCTGTCCTACCTGCAGGCCTACAAGGAG GCTTTTGCCAGCGAGAAGGTGTTCGTGGTGCTCAGTGAGAAGCTCTACAACCTCCTGCAGCTG GACTGGGAGCAGCGGCAGGAGGAGGACACGCTGCTGATCGAGAGGATCCTGCTGCTGGTGCGCAACGTGCTGCACGTGCCCCCGGACCCCACGGAGGAGCAG GGCGTGGACGGTGACGCCAGCGTGCACGACCGGGTGCTGTGGGCGCTGCACATCAGCGGCATGGACGACCTGCTCAAATTCCTGGCCAGCGCCCAGGTGGAGCAGCAGTGGGCCCTGCACGTGCTGGAGATCATCTCCCTCATGTTCCGTGAGCAG agcccggagGAGCTGGCGGcgctgggacaggggacagcaggggccGAGCACGGCGAGGACACGCGGGAGCTGGAGACCTtgaggcagagggagctggcagagaagAGAGCCCGGGCGCTGCAGCGCACGTCCAG GCATTCCCGCTTCGGTGGCTCCTACGTCCTGCAGGGCGTCAAGTCCATCGGGGACAGGGACGTGGTGTTCCACAAGGGGCTGCACAAT CTGAAGAGCTACACCCACGACCTGGGCAAGGAGCCGCGGCGGCTGCCCCGGCGCCGGCAGGCCGCCCCCGAGGCCGAGCCCTCGCGCCGCTCCGCCCGCAACGTGCGGCTCTTCCTGCGCCGCTTCTGCCAGGACTTCCTGGAGGACTGCTACAACCGCCTGATGCTGCTGGTCAAG GACCAGCTGGTGCGGGAGAAGGCTCAGCAGCACGATGAGACTTACTACCTGTGGGCCACCGCCTTCTTCATGGCCTTCAACCGGCTGCACGGCTTCCGGCCCGAGCTGGTGTCCGAGACCGTGGGCGTCCGCGCCTTCCACTTCATCGAGCAGAACCTCACCACCTATTACGAGATGGCTCTGATGGACAAGAAGGAGGCAACAACCTGGGCCCGCAG GATGCACCTGGCGCTGAAGGCCTACCAGGAGCTGCTGCGGACGGTGCAGGAGATGGATCGCTCGCCGGAGCCGGCCGTGCGGGACAGCAGCCAGGTCATCAAGA GCAACATCTTCTACCTGATGGAATACCGGGAGCTCTTCCTCACGCTCTTCCGCAAGTTCGACGAGACCAAGCAGCCGCGCAGCTTCCTGCGGGACCTGGTGGAGACGGCCCACCTCTTCCTCCGCATGCTGGAGCGCTTCTGCCGCGGCCGTGCCAACCTCGTGGTGCAG AGCAAACGtgtgaggaggaagaagaagaagcctCGCGTGCCGGCGGTGCCCGCCCCGCCCAGCGCCgcggagctggagcagctctgggaaggaTTGGCCCCGCAGGTCCAGGCCTGCCTGGAG GGCGAGGTGCCCCTCCCCGAGGACGTGGTGCCCTTTGACGCGGCCTCGGAGACGCCGGTGGAGGAGCAGCGCGCGGCGGCTCTGCTGCGGATCCAGGAGTGCCTGCGGCAGTCTCGCGTgccccaggccctgcagctgctgcgctCAGCCAG ggaggtCTGGCCCGAAGGGGATGTGTTTGGATCTGCGGATGTGGGGCCGCCCGAGGAGACCCGGCTGCTGCGGGAGATCCTCGTCGCTTCCCTGCCCG GACACACACCCACCGAgcctgaggagctggaggaagaggaagaggaggacgaggaagaggaggaacagACCGTGCAGGTGTCGGAGAAGGAATTCAACTTCCTCGACTACCTGAAGCG GTTCGCCTGTGCCCCCGTGGTGCGGgcgctggtgctgctgctgcggggCTACGCGCGGAACAGCGCCCGCACCAACCACTGCGCCGCGCGCCTGCTGCACCGCCTGGCCCGCGACCTGCGCATGGAGCCCCTGCTCTTCCAGCTCTCCCTCTTCGCCCTCTTCCACCGCCTGCTCAGCGACCCCGCGGCTGCTGCGCACCAG gagctggtGACCTTGGCCAAGTTCATTCTGGGCAAGTTCTTTGCGCTGGCGGCCACCAACAAAAAGGCCTTTGTGGAGCTGCTCTTCTGGAAGAGCCCGGCCATCGTCTGTGAGATGACCAAGGGCtacagctccctgcaggagggagaggg GACCACCCGGAGCCGGGTGCCCCCCTGGACcccccaggaggagcaggagctgcgggAGCTGTACTGGAAGTACAAGGAGGTGGAAG GTGGGGACATCATCGCTGCCATCCTGGCCCATCTCCCCACGCCCGGGCGGACGCGGAGGCAGGTGGTGAAGCAGCTGGTGAGGATGGGGCTggccagcagtgccaaggactTCCCGCGGGAGAG GAAGGGCACCAGCATCGTGCTGTGGacgcaggagcaggaggaggagctgaCGCGGCTCTTCGAGGAGTTCCAGGGCTCGGATG ACGTCCTGGGGAACATCATGAAGCACCTGACGGCGCGGCGCTCGCGGGCTCGGGTGGTGGAGaagctgctggggatggggctggtgGCTGAGCGCAAGGAGCTGTACAAGAAACGGCGGAGGAAGAGCCacggccccagccccgggcag GCTGCCACAGGTGTCCCAGCCATGCCCACCCAAGACAGCTCAGGGGAGGATGAGGACagcgaggaggaggaagaggaggatgaggacgaAGCAGAGGAAGGCCTCACAGAGGAGCACTGGGTGCCCGAggaaggggctgggcaggaCCTGGCGCAGCGCCTGCATCGGGAAG ggctggccgGGCCCCTGCGCTGGCTGGAGAACTGCCTGCGGAGGGCAGCGGGGGACCGCGAGGAGGACG GCGTGTCCCACCCGGTGCCGCTGGTGCCGCTGACGGAGGAGAACGAGGACGCCATGGAGAACCGGCGCTTCCAGAGGCTGCTGCGGCAGCTGGGGCTGCGGCCCCCGGCCAGCGAGCAG gagTCCTTCTGGCGCATCCCCGCCGCCCTCACCCCGCAGCAGCTGCGGCGCGCGGCCGCCTCCATCGCCCACCGTGGCCCCTCAGGGTCCCCCCAGGACCTGCCAGGGccacccaggtgtccccaggaaCCAG AGCCGCTGCcggcagggctgggatcagaCTCGGAGAG CGAGGagcctgtccccgtccctgtccccagcccggcGCGGCCGCGCACCAAGAGGCGCCGGGAGCTCGCCAGCGAGGATGAGGATGGTGGGAGCTCAG GCACCGAGCCGGCCCCGCCAGCTCCCCACcccgaggaggatgaggaggaggaggaggaggaagatccACAGCCCCGGGGGAGGCGGAAGCGCCTCCGCTGcctggaagaggaagaggaggaggactGA